agaagcgtatgatgagcagcttgggaacttcaccgctgcagtgcgctgccgtaacgccctgtatcgtcttagttgttatttacacgttagagcgcagctctgtcgcccgctgacattccccgcaccccccacccttcattcactgcagctcaagttcgttcaacaggagggggaaggggtgtttgaagagttcgacacttgtccgctagggaccaccacaagtcgatgccctagagatggtggcgattgcggcggtgaattaaccaactacttcaaaaccgtattagaaattttaacctgggctggcgacttctatacagtatatatattcaaaggttgtacCTATACTATAGGCTGGATACGATTACAAAATTAATAGTAATTATGTGGATTTGTACTAAGTAGTGTGCctataatcataatttttatgtatatttttgccTATATGGTTGTTATACGGCTTACAGTACAGTCAAGTCCCCATACTTGGGACAGTTTTGAACTTTGAactcaaataaacataataaattaagcTTTAAAGCACAAATAGTGCATGACTTGTTTCTGAAGGACTTTAGtactttttgaataattaaatgttttttcgaAAAAGCTTTCCCTCTCCTCCCCACCAGTGAAAAACAGTGTTGTCCCAAGTAAGGAACCACTACCCCTAACTTGGGACATCATGTGTTTCACACAGTGTACCATGCTAAGAAGCCTGTAATTTAACATAGGAcaacataattttgtttaaaaaagaaTGGCTTACAAAGTAGGCTATAAAGTAATGGTTGGAGATACATCTAGACACCCAACATGACTATTCACTAAACAAcaattatttgataataaatataGCCTAGTATTAATATTTCAATAGCTTTGCTTACATATAAACAAAACAGTTATGTAACATTTCAGTCTTTTTTTCCAGTCTTTTTGATAGGAGGAACTCTGCATCAAAATGCATTTCAAAAAAGAAACTTGAATCGTCCTCTATTTTCGCTCTGGGGTGTGATCACCTTTTTAATCCTGTGAATAGGAACACCATCTTCGATATCCTCTACAGTTGGGAAAACAAACACGTCTTTTGATCCTAAATAGTTTCTCATATAGCTTACTTTGTATCTTGAATTTTTCTTGTCTACAATTTTGCCAATGAACACTTTCTTACATTCATATTTTTTCCCTTTGTCATAAGTAacttcaacaacaacaaaatcattttctttcaTGGAGGTCGCTGCTTGTTGTCCACAAATATCAACAGTTTCTATTGGTTCAACATCTTCATAAACCATTTTCTGCTCACTTAATGTTTCCCTCTCTAGCATTTCTTGAATGTCATCATCAAACAGTGTCGAGAAATCTTCACCGAATGACGAGTTACTATCATGTAGAGAAATTTCGCAATCACTGTCTTCAGAAGTGTCACTTTTCTgcttcattttcattttcttaactgattgttttaaaatattttgacacaaACCTCTCTTTTTCTTCACTTTGGACTTTTCCTTCTCACCCGTGTTTATCTGCTGCTTTGTGGTTTGTTTACTTTTTGGCTGTGAACGTTTCTGCAATTCATCTAGAACATCTTGTGCAGCCAAGCTTTTCCCCGCATTCACGATTAACTTTTTCTTTCTTTGCTTTACACCTGTTTCTTTTTCACGTGATTGTTGTAAGAATGCCTCAAATGAAGACTTCAATGCTACTGTAGCAGTTACTACATCACTTTCATTTGCAGATGATGTGCTTGGCAAGCTTTCAAGAACCTTCTGCTTGTCCACAGGGAAAATGCCACTCTTCTTAAATCCAGATTTCAAATTTGTGGAAATGTTATCACCAATGGCATCCAAAGTCTTTTTCAAAAGCCTAGGGAACTGATCTTTTCTTACTGACCCCTTGTTTTTCATCTTCCATTCAGTCAACTGCTTCCGCCATGCTGTTTTAAGAGGGCtaaaaaaagccaaatccaaGGGTTGACATATGTGGGTGCTGTTGGGTGGCAGCATAATGAAACGAATGTTGTTGTCAACACATAATTTCAGAATTGTTGCAGAAATATGGCTGGCCAAATTATCACCTATGACAGCTTTTGGCCCATCACCTAACCGTTTGAGGTAAGGTAGAGCAATTGTTAGGAACCAATCCTGAAATATATTGCCCTCGAACCAACCTGATTTGCTCCTATTATATCTTGTGCCAGGGGGTCCACCTTCAGTCCATGTGTCATATAAGTTCTCAGCCTTGTACACCACATAGGGTGGAAGTGCCACACCACTAGCTGAACCGGAAAACATTACAGAAAAAGTTGACTTAGTGAAATCAATTATTCTTTCTGGATGTTTACATTTTCTTCTTACAACCACTTTAGCCTGTCCAGGGTTGTCCTGCATACTCGTCTCATCGTAGTTCAGTATAGCTTCTGCTGGAACATCTGCCAGTGAAACAGACAATTCCTCGAAGTATGTCTGTATAGCTTCAGGAGTAACTGCCGCCCGGGATCTTTTAATGTTAGTACACATTCTATATTTCAATTGCACACACTGCCTGGCCAGAAAACATTTAATCCACTTTTTTCCTGGCAAATTGTTTTTGAAACGAGGTTCGACCATGCCCTTCTTGTCCAGGTATTTTTTGATTATACATCTGATGTCAAAAGCTGTAAGGGGAAATCCCCACTCCCCTGCCAAAGCCAAGTATTCAGCGATCTGCTTTTCTTCTGTTTCACTCAAAACAGGAGGGCGACCATATGGATGTTGCTGTACATTTTTAACTTTGCGTTGTATGGGTGATTTAGGGACTCCAAATTTTTGTTCTGCTTTTCTATAACTCATGCCATCATTAACAGCTTTAGCAGCACGTTCAAGAGTGTCTTGGTCAAAATTATGATAAACTTTTTTAACAGCTGTAGCCATATTTCCTCAGTGATCCATACAGaatctgaaataaacaaaacattttaacttaaccttaaaacaaacattatttttttagtaacctAACTTGGGACACTGTCCCAAGTTAAGAACCCATGTACAtgtttctgtaaatatttttacaagtataaaatgGATTACATAAACAATATATGCCTTACTAAACTGGCTAAACGACATATCAGACATAATGAATTGCTATACAACATGTGTCAGAAATTACAATGATAGCTTGTGAAACCAAAGTTATTCAGGCAAGAAAAAAGTAGTTTTTATAACCAAgtaaaaaacaatttaacttaCCTCTAAGAGTGTACCAAATCTTTATATACACACACCATGTGATAGCTACACATCCCCACTACAAAGTAAACATTTCTGTTACAGACTGACAGAGTGCTATCAGGTATGCCAATATGAAAAATCAATCATCCCAAATTGTCCCAAATTAGGGATATGTCCCAAGTATGGGCACTTGACTGTACTCGTTAAGCACATCGAGTTATACTAATAATTTAGGTGTGGCGGTTAGGGACTATTTTCTTATATGTTTGAAATAGGTATTTTCGTAAGCGTAAATCATGTTAATCAAATTCGCACAGCAGGCATCGTGGTTCGCAGATGCGTGGCCTATATGCCTGGCATTAGACATGACTTGGTTGAATGGCATAGCAAGTATCGACTAACAATACCTCGTTCGTAAATGCTTGGCCTATATGCTTGTAGTGGGCACTCTAGTAGTCATTAGGTACACCGAATACTGCTGTCGTGATAGGCATAGtaatattgtgtaaaatatttattcagcTGGTCAGTTCTCTTGTATAGAGTCCTTGTTTGaaacaactccccccccccccccccccaaaaaaatcgaTTGAGGATCGAACAAAGCATGGGAATCCAAGTCACACTACTTACAGGTATTCGCACTTGACTGTATGCTCATAGGTCCTATattgaaaatcatttttttaagagGGAAGAgggattttttatttatacatttttagaaattacagttaatttactTACTTTCAGCGAAGAATGCTCCTCATACAAACTAAGGGTTATTCGTAGTTGTAGAATCTACGTCGTAGTCGAACTGCTTGCTTCTGGGTTCTGTTTTGTTGTAGCGGGAAGAAGAAACAGAAGAGTGTGTCTTTTAGACGTCattagtttttgaaatttttattaatatactcGTGAGTTCTTGTTCAAAATAAGTGAAATGTTATCTGTAAATTTACCAGATTGCCTGGATAATTTATAATCATGGTTCTAAGTAAATCTGAGGTAATTCTTAATATTGCGAGTTAATTTTTTAGAAGTTAAACTTATTTACAGCGGGTGCGATAAAGTCGAGGCGATGAATCATCAGCTGCACATTTTGTAGACATGATTGTACTTGGTATGTTATTGTGTTCCTAATTGTGTGGatttatcgttcaagtgaatgATTGAGTACTGTAGCTGAGAACAACCTGCTTCGTTGGGTTCTTTTTGATACATAAAATAGATGTtcgctgaaagaaaaaaaaacgttgctCTTCTGTTTGATTATCTCTGCTCCATCGAGAATTTTTTCGTAGCAATGATAGACATGCTTCTctaattttttcttttcgataCGATGCAGGATAGCGAAAAAATTTTGTTATGCTTTGGCATTTTTTTCtcatattttcacttttcacattTCACTGTACGTTTCACTCTTCACTATTCATTTTCACTTTCCactttccaattttttattacaatgtttAATTATAAAGAGTAGCGCGTCAACATGCCAAAACATTCTCGATCCTTCCGATCCAGTTCATTCTCGTTCGTTCTCACTCATTGTAGTACATTCAATGACGGGTGGTCGGTGGTGGCTGTTCGGTGGCTGGTGGTCAACTCGTAGGCCCTTGCACACACCTAACTAGAGAAATCCCGAACCACTTTGTAGAACACTTCAGTCGAAACGTATGAAAATGCCCTAGATCGACCATTTTCAACCACCGTAGTGCACGATGGGAGACTCGAAACAAACACCAGTGCTCTCCGGTGGGTAGTTGTGGTGGCCATGTGAAATGTACGGTTGCACACGTCTgtgtatttaaacatattttgatttgcttctgtgttgtagccgtgtctttggcgataaattcaccgacgtttcggtcgacattgcagtccccatcatcaggaagcagttgccatttatcgccaaggacacggctactaCCCAGCAGGAGCGtagtaaagggggggggggttatgggttcaaacaccccccccccccctttggcaccaaatctttaattaatttcttattcatcactcaaacaaatttcatattaaaattaataaaaaattttaccattacaatatttaaatttaagaaccgaaaactgctaaaatagcactattttacaccttaaaatccaaattttcccgggggaggaccccgggggggggggggggggcatgcttcttaacaccccctatacacaaatcctggctacgccactggaaccCAGGAGCCAaaactacttcagacaatggccgtgaaaaaagcctgcgaaaattatattttgatttggTTTCATCTCTGTGGTGTATCATCGAAGTGTGACCGTCGACGCGCTCGTTCGCCGGACCCGCGcggctggaggggggggggggctgggaaggggagggggagcgaGGAGCGGGCCGAGGGCGCCCCATCGCCGGCTGTGCGTCACGCGGCACGCTGCCGGCCGCTGATCGATCGCCGCCCCGCCGCAGCTGTCGGCGCCCCGCCGCCGGGACGGAGAGGGTTCGTCCCCCGGACGGACACGCTGAATTAATCACCCCGCCGAACAAACGACGAGCTTCCTCTCCGTCAAAACACGGGTCCTCTAGGTGCCCCCGCCGCATCTGCTACCCCATCATGCTTGCTGAAAACATTACGTACATGTGCAATAAATGTACCAACTTTTATATTAATGTTGCACCGCAGATAAACAAAAGAGTTATTTGTTtgtagttccggataactggatcttcgtaacGCTACGCTTGATTATTCCGACGTTTAAATGTAAACAAGGTAAAGATGCGCGAGGAAGGACAAAGAGAGTTTTTGTCGTACACTTAGACAAGGTTTTGCAAAATGAATTTTTCATACCACGTGCTCGAAATAACTCGGTTCAGTACCAATATTATTGTCGAAGATATCCGTATATTTACGAAGTTCACCGTATAATCTGTAACcattgttcttcgtaaattttgaAATGTATATTATGAGAAAAAGTGTTCATtaatattccatttttttttaaatttttttttccagatacatCTGAGCGTGTTCCTATAAAATTACAAACTACATCAGGTACATAGCAAcataggttttaaatttaaatctgcTATTCTTCAGTTactgaaatgaaataaattatgtgtGTGAAAGTAGACCTTGTTACTATTGATGGTAGATCATTGACTATAGAGCAATGTTGGCTTGGTCGGACCTGCGGGCCAACTCCGAGTGTTTGGAGGACGTCGTCGCCGGCTCGTCGCGGCTTCCCGCCGCCTCTCAGCCCTTGGTCGTACCCCGAGGGCCCGAGGCTCGCTACCGTTCGCACTTGGAACGTTGCAGGTTTTTTCCCCCGAACATACGAGATGTTTCTTAGCAAACTTTGCGCGTTTTGACATCCCATTAAACGTATGCCCGCGAACATCCTGGGTATTTTACAAAACGGCATCTATAAAATGTACGATTAAAAATAACGAGACAATTATCAATGCGACTTATTCACACGAATTATGTAATAGGttacatatttgttttaaaaccacGCGAAAATAGTGAACACGAGTTATTAGATATGTGTGAGTAGgtacatataaattatataattaaagcAAAATCCTAAATTTAACAagaataaacatgtttgaaatcATAATTGCCAGCAGGGACGCAAATCTGTAGTATTCGCAGGGGCCTGCGCGACTCGGCGTGGGTTTTGATCGACACAAGTCCTCTCTGGATAGGGAGCTCGTGTTTTGTATACCTACTGCCTTTATGTTGGCCTAAATgtatgcaataagcagaaaaatcTAAAgcatacagaaagttttccatctAACATTGTTttaacgtttacgtttatcagtCCCGTTTCACACATTCACGACTTTGAAAgcgcgagcccccccccccccccccccttctcccccttcagatctacgcccatgatcgccagtattaaatgaaagtaagATGCGTCGGCTGTGTGACGGGGCCGAATACTACGTCGCGCGTTTGCCTGGAGCGTCGTTATCTACGGCGCCTCACGACTGTCAATCCGTGCTCGCTCTTTCTGGCGAGGCATCACGCCCGTGACACTTGGTGCCAGTGCGGGCAGGGCCTTAATCCGTGATGATTCTCTTCTCCGGACATCACATGCATGCCCGTGAGGCCAGTCGCCTGTTGGATGTGTAGTCTCATGTCTCATGACATGTGGATTACTGGCTGTCTACTTCCCCCTCCCTCCGTATGCCTATGCCTTATGTCTCGTGAAAAACTGCAATTTGGTGCAGTGGTGAGATGCTTCATCTACTCGCATTCCGCAGGCTCGGGTCCTAGCCCGGAGTATTCCACCTTCAGTTAGGAACAAccatggttacaaattatccagggatatttgTCAGTTTACGGACAGTGAGTTCACTTACCTTGAACGCGAATCCAAATAATATCCTtgatatattaacaaaacattaaaaaaaaaactggccaaTTATACAGTAAGAACACACTTCTTTGTCCacatgtgtgtttacctttgtttctacgaagattcagttatgtAATTACGAAGAACTTTGTCTTTATgcgagttaaattcttcgttgaaaattccgttAATTTACTGTCATTTCTAACAGTTCACCGTGGCATCTCTTTTTTTGTGCTCTCCTGGAATCACTCCAGACCAATGCTGGGTAGGTTCGTATCCAAGGGAATTTGTGTCTTTCTTGCCTTGGCATGTTGGTGTGTTCCCTGGCCACGATTTGAACACGCATACCgaatggtaatatttttttttataaaaagccaCCATTTTTTCTGTTTCAACTTTCCTCGTCCTTTCTTAATATCATTCTTGTCGGTCTTGGTTGGGTCCTTTATGACTTCTTAGctgacaagttttttttaaaaatatatatataaatctttggGAGATGTCATATTGTGCTCGGCTGACTATTACGCTAGGCGGGTTTTTAGAGTAAATTAAAATACTTGAATATCTCACTTTGACCTTTACTTAATAACCATGATCTGTACTAACAATACCACAGTCATTATCCCAGCAACTCAAGAATATTTACACGATTCCTATTAATAATTACAGCTCACAGCTAACAACTGTCAAACTTACATGGCAACTTCTAGTTAGTTCAGGGGCGGCTCGCAACAATTCACTGTTTCTGCACCGCATTTCGTTCTCAGTTTGCCGATACAATCATCCAAATCTTCTATTGCAAACAATGGAACGTTAGTTTGTTTACATATTGAACCTCCAGCGACACacgtttttgttaaaattattgaatgtGCAGTTGTAATTTGGTGCATTGCATATTTTATTGTACTAGTCAGAAATATCAGATActtatggtgattttttttttttcattctctcgGAGTTACTATTAGTTAtaaggctatttctgtaaattctgacattttgtcacaaatatttccatCAGGTATTCACtaggtgtaatataatgggtgcaACAAGTCGCCAAGTgttgcgcgcctttttacacccatactattacacttagtgaatgtGCGTTGAACATATTTGTGGCATAACAAATGCACGAGAGGTATTGTGttaaattttcagaaatattCCTTAACTAATAGTAGAGACGAGaaaatgaaaaggaaaaatttaacATTCTGTGATGTGAGACCTAGCCTTGGTGCGTGGAAACAAGTGAAACAGACTTAACAACATGCCGGCTGCGTCAGACATAAACGCACGATAACATATTGTTCGTCTGGCCAATACGTCGTTCAGTGTTGGTGCACGAATTGTTTACTGCGCCACTTGCGCGTTAGTGC
This DNA window, taken from Bacillus rossius redtenbacheri isolate Brsri chromosome 3, Brsri_v3, whole genome shotgun sequence, encodes the following:
- the LOC134530945 gene encoding uncharacterized protein LOC134530945; the protein is MATAVKKVYHNFDQDTLERAAKAVNDGMSYRKAEQKFGVPKSPIQRKVKNVQQHPYGRPPVLSETEEKQIAEYLALAGEWGFPLTAFDIRCIIKKYLDKKGMVEPRFKNNLPGKKWIKCFLARQCVQLKYRMCTNIKRSRAAVTPEAIQTYFEELSVSLADVPAEAILNYDETSMQDNPGQAKVVVRRKCKHPERIIDFTKSTFSVMFSGSASGVALPPYVVYKAENLYDTWTEGGPPGTRYNRSKSGWFEGNIFQDWFLTIALPYLKRLGDGPKAVIGDNLASHISATILKLCVDNNIRFIMLPPNSTHICQPLDLAFFSPLKTAWRKQLTEWKMKNKGSVRKDQFPRLLKKTLDAIGDNISTNLKSGFKKSGIFPVDKQKVLESLPSTSSANESDVVTATVALKSSFEAFLQQSREKETGVKQRKKKLIVNAGKSLAAQDVLDELQKRSQPKSKQTTKQQINTGEKEKSKVKKKRGLCQNILKQSVKKMKMKQKSDTSEDSDCEISLHDSNSSFGEDFSTLFDDDIQEMLERETLSEQKMVYEDVEPIETVDICGQQAATSMKENDFVVVEVTYDKGKKYECKKVFIGKIVDKKNSRYKVSYMRNYLGSKDVFVFPTVEDIEDGVPIHRIKKVITPQSENRGRFKFLF